A window of the Erpetoichthys calabaricus chromosome 10, fErpCal1.3, whole genome shotgun sequence genome harbors these coding sequences:
- the LOC114659031 gene encoding low-density lipoprotein receptor class A domain-containing protein 1-like: MRSNKTHPQRRSFDASSMGSTVTMLSRKEKDCCEDCGKCKCCTVRCVCISAFVFLGLAFLAMVLVLAILYGIPPRTPENRICKTANNRTGFLCDDRATCVLPSAVCNGVSNCYNSEDENPQMCSNLPKNLPAFLIFQCANPLVWIYSNQECDGYNNCGDCSDEVGSLCGSSCPAGWWRCTPVFYQFCWCIPPTFRCDGVQHCNDWSDEINCSP; encoded by the exons ATGAGGTCCAACAAGACCCACCCTCAG AGGAGAAGTTTTGATGCCAGTTCTATGGGATCTACAGTTACCATGctgtcaagaaaagaaaaag ACTGCTGTGAAGACTGTGGCAAATGCAAGTGCTGTACAGTGCGTTGTGTCTGCATCTCAGCCTTTGTGTTTCTGGGCCTGGCATTCCTGGCTATGGTTTTGGTTTTAGCCATCCTCTATGGCATTCCACCACGAACCCCAG AGAATCGGATCTGCAAAACAGCAAATAATCGGACAGGTTTCCTCTGTGATGACCGGGCTACTTGTGTGTTACCATCTGCCGTTTGCAATGGAGTGAGCAACTGCTACAACAGTGAAGATGAAAACCCACAGATGTGCA GTAATCTTCCAAAGAACCTCCCTGCATTTCTTATTTTCCAATGTGCAAATCCACTGGTATGGATTTATAGCAACCAGGAATGCGATGGCTATAACAACTGTGGAGACTGCTCAGATGAAGTAG GTTCATTATGTGGGTCATCTTGTCCTGCAGGATGGTGGCGCTGCACACCTGTATTTTACCAGTTCTGCTGGTGCATCCCTCCGACATTTCGTTGTGATGGGGTACAGCATTGCAATGACTGGTCAGATGAGATAAATTGCTCTCCGTGA